A stretch of Aedes aegypti strain LVP_AGWG chromosome 2, AaegL5.0 Primary Assembly, whole genome shotgun sequence DNA encodes these proteins:
- the LOC5578367 gene encoding ribonuclease H2 subunit A, with protein MAAVSPKLKQEKNLEEEEPKSKRCKIDSLESLGPYISSKDNAKNFTYISEIPQICQDEPCVLGVDEAGRGPVLGPMVYGIAFCPITKKEVLKKLGFADSKQLTEEKRDVIFDEMNQKDYAVESIGWAVEVIAPNDICMSMLRRTKRSLNEVSMDSAIGLIRKAIEAGVNIAEVYVDTVGPPEKYQAKLKQIFPKFKITVAKKADSTYPIVSAASICAKVSRDHALKVWSFREGLEPGINFGSGYPGDPVTKNFLGTYDLVFGFPRLVRFSWSTAGKALEKKAYDMEFDDEDEEQEKQKATYGSEKLSKYFAADRNEQRKRHEYFRERCLEHVADI; from the exons ATGGCAGCTGTTTCCCCTAAgttgaaacaagaaaaaaatctggaggaagAGGAACCGAAATCCAAGCGGTGTAAAATCGACAGCCTAGAATCGCTCGGGCCGTACATTAGCAGCAAGGATaatgcaaaaaacttcacttACATCTCGGAAATTCCTCAGATCTGCCAGGACGAACCGTGCGTTCTTGGAGTAGATGAGGCGGGTCGTGGACCGGTTCTGG GGCCCATGGTGTACGGAATCGCGTTCTGTCCCATCACCAAAAAGGAAGTCCTCAAAAAGTTAGGATTTGCCGATTCTAAACAACTGACGGAGGAGAAAAGAGACGTAATCTTTGACGAAATGAATCAGAAGGATTATGCCGTCGAAAGCATCGGCTGGGCCGTAGAGGTTATCGCTCCCAACGACATTTGTATGAGTATGTTGCGCCGCACGAAACGGTCCCTGAATGAGGTATCGATGGATTCGGCCATAGGTCTGATACGCAAAGCCATCGAGGCCGGTGTTAATATAGCGGAAGTTTATGTAGATACGGTTGGGCCTCCGGAGAAGTATCAAGCCAAGTTGAAGCAAATTTTTCCCAAGTTTAAGATCACCGTTGCCAAAAAAGCCGATAGTACCTATCCGATCGTTTCGGCGGCCAGTATCTGTGCGAAGGTCAGCCGAGATCATGCTCTGAAGGTGTGGTCATTCCGCGAAGGCTTGGAGCCGGGCATCAACTTCGGAAGTGGCTACCCAGGCGATCCGGTTACGAAAAATTTCCTGGGAACGTATGATCTAGTATTTGGTTTTCCGCGATTGGTTCGCTTCAGCTGGTCGACTGCCGGGAAGGCTTTGGAAAAGAAGGCCTACGACATGGAGTTCGACGACGAGGACGAAGAACAGGAGAAGCAGAAAGCTACCTACGGGAGCGAAAAACTGTCCAAATATTTTGCTGCCGATCGGAACGAACAACGGAAGCGACATGAATACTTCCGGGAGCGATGCTTGGAACATGTGGCTgatatttag